A region of the Marinitoga hydrogenitolerans DSM 16785 genome:
ATAAAGACATTATCAGTAGATGAAATAGCAAGAAAAAAGAACCATGTATATGTAACAAATTTTGTTGATGTAGAACGAGGAAAAGTAGTATTCATAGCAAAAGGAAAAGATGCAAAAACATTTAAAGAATTTAAAAATAAATATATAGAAAAAAAAGGAAAAGAGTCAGATATAAAAACAATATGTATGGATATGTCAGTAGCTTTTAAATCAGGAGCGAAAGAACATTTTCCAAAAGCAAAATTAGTATTTGATAAATTTCATATAATAAAATTATTAAACGAACAACTAAATAAAATAAGAAAAAGAGAAAGTAAAGACTACAAAGACCTATTAAATAAAACAAAATATATATTCTTAAAAAATCCAAACTATTTTTTGGCTTTAGGTAAATTACCTTTTTCTTAATTACCCACTCGTTTCGTGGGAGAACTAAGATTAATATTAGAATTGACATATATGTTAACTACAAAAAAGACATCGTTAAGGAGAAAGATTATGACAAACAATATAGAAACCTACTCATTTAAAACAAAAACAATAATATTTTTTCATATTATTGTAATAACCTATGTAGGAATTACTTCCAGTATTTCATGTTTTTGGGCAATAATGTTTCTTTTATATCTTATAGCTGTTTATATTGAAATAAAAAGCTATGAATTATTAAAATTTTATTTTAAATTTAATAATTTCACTATTATATTTAAAAATAATAAGATAGTTTGTTTTATTTCAGCATTTATTTTTGCTATTATTCATCAACAATATACATTGTTAGATGGAAAATTATTTATCTTTATATTTGCAATAATTGATTATTATTCATTTAAAAAGTCTAAAACAATATATGCACCTATGCTTTATCATTTTCTCAATAATTTTGTAAAAGAGCTCTATAATTAATAATAATTAATTTCTGGCGCCAGATAAAAATCTAAAAATCAGGAGGGATTGTATAAATAAACGTATTTTTATAGTATTTTTGGTAATTTTTGTAAGTTTGACAGTTTTTTCAAATTGTATAGTATATAATAATAGTGACTCTTTCCAAAGTTACTTAAATTAACTGTGATTGTGCTTAAATTAGTTTAATTATGTTCAATCACCAGAATTTTATTTTTTAATGTTTCGAATTTACATCTTCCATGCATCTCTCATTCGGTAGTATAATATAAACAGTGTAAAAATAAAAAAAGGTAGAGAAAAATAAAAAGAAAGTGAAAAAATTCTTGGTAAGGTTAGAGGTGTAAAGGATATTTTAATTGCTTCTGTTGATGGATTAACAGGTTTTGTTGATGCTATTCAAGCAGCTTTTCCAAAAACTGAAGTTCAAATGTGTATTGTACATCAATTGAGAAATACTTTTAAATATGTCGCTCATAAGTACAGAAAAGATATTGATTTAAAACCAATATATTAAGCCCCAAGTCTTGAAGCTGCTGAGGCTGCACTTGTAGCATTTGAAAAAAATGGGGTGAAACACACCCCTTATTAGTACAAATATGGAAAAATAACTGGAAACTCGCTTACTTTAAATATTCAGAACCTATTAGAAAGCTGATATATACCACAAATTCCATAGAAAATGTACATAGACAATTTAGAAAAATAACCAAGAGCAACGCGTTTATGACCAAAACCATATTTAATGGCAAAATCACGGATTTTTCCTTTTGGATAAGGCGTGTCGTTCGCTTGACAAATACATTTTTAATAATGTTCAATATAATGAAAGATTTCTACGAATTTTTCTATAGATATATTTTCTGGTCTTGTCTTTGGATCAACATTGCATTTTTTTAATACTATTTCAGTATTAGTATCAAAAATTTTTTTTAAATTATTTTTTATAGTTTTTCTCCTCTGTGAAAAAGCTATATGTATGAATTTAAAGAATTTGTTTTTATCAATATCAGGTCTGTTCTTTTTAGGAGTTAGTTTGATGACTACAGAATCAACTTTAGGATTTGGTATAAAAGCATGTGGAGGAACTGTTAATATTTTTTCAACAGTGCAAAAGAATTGTACAAATATACTTAGAGGACTATAATTTTTCCCAGATTTTGCAATCATTCTATCAGCATATTCTTTTTGAACCATTAATAAGGCTATCTGGAAATTCGGTGTTTCTAAAAAGATTTTTTCCAGGATTAGAGAAGTAATATAATATGGAATATTCGCAACATATTTTGGAGTTTCAAACGTAGATAAATTTGCTTTTAAAAAATCAATAAATTCAATTTTTATATTATCAAAATTTTTAAATCTTTCTGTTAGTAATGGTTTTAGCCTTTCATCAATTTCATATGCATAAACATTTGCACCTGTGTTTACAAGTTCCTGAGTCAGGGTCCCTGCACCGGGACCTATCTCTATTACAGTATCATTTGTAGTAATCGAAGCTTTTTTTACAATTTGTTTTGCATAAGTTTGTGTTGATAAGAAATTTTGCCCGAGGCTTTTTTTGAGGTATATGTTATATTTTTTTAGCCAATCACTTGTTTTCATAAAAAACTCCCTTCAGTTGACAAAATAAAAAAAATGTTGTATAATATCAAAAAAAACAAATAAATAGATTTAAACACTAATAACTACCAATATCAAAGAAAAACAACGAATTTTGAGTAATTCCCCCTGTTTAACTTTAGCAGCCTTAAATGGCTGCTTTTTTTATTTATATTTTTTTTAGATATTGTATAATATACATATCCCAAACATTTCTAATTATAATTAAAATAGGTATAGTTATTAATACACCAACTATTCCATAAAGCTGCCCAAATATTAATAACGAAACGAGCACAAGGAACCAGTTTAAATGCACCTTTCCTCCAGAGATTCTTGGTGATAATATCCACATTTCCAATTGATTTGCAATTGTGAGTATTAATAAAGCTTTTAAAATACCAACTAATCCAAAATTTGTAAAGCCTAAAAGAGTAATAGGTATAGCTGTAATGAAAACCCCCAAATAAGGTATAAAATCAGTTATACCTGAAAGAATTCCTAAAAATAAAGGATAAGGGAATCCCATAACTAAAGCGCTAAACCATGTGGTTAATCCTACAAAAAATGCGGTTATTATTTGTCCAGATACAAATTTTTTTAAATCTTTAATAGTTAAAAGTAAAAATTTTTTTGTTGTTTTGATTTCAGAATTTGGAAAAAATTTATCAATTGCATTCCATAATTGTTTATTTACTATAGCCATATATGCAGATGCTACAATTAACAATAATCCAACTGTTATAAAATTAGAGATATTGGATGCGAGATAACTGGCAAATTGAATTATTAAATCATTTAAATATTTTCCAGCTGTGTCTAATAAAGTATTTAAGACTTCACCAGTTTTTCCTGGAATTTGATTGATTTCGATACTATTAACAACATCAAAAGCCTTTTTTCCTTCTTCTATTGTTATAGGGATTAAACTATATAAAGAATAAACAATAGCGCCATAAAATATAAGAGAGGCTAATGGGACAGTAATCTTTCTGGAGATTTTTAATTTCTCCAGATAAGATGCAATAACATCTATTAATAGTGTAAAAAATAAAGCAACAACCAAACTGCCTATTATTGTTGGAAATATTTTTAGTAAGATTAGAAATAATGTAAAATAAAAAATTATAAACCAAAAAGATTTTGGCATTAAATCACCTACTATCTTTAGTTGATTTTAATAAGCTTTTTATACTTTATAGAGAAAGAGCTTTTTGAAATTAACACATCGTATTCTTCTTTTAAATCTTCAAGTAATGTAGTAGACTTTTTATTTCTTTTAAAATACCACCAAAAAACAAATGGATTTTTTGTATAAATATCGGCTTTATTGTATATACTACTATTTTTAATAATTATATTATTTATCAAAATCGAATTTGAATCAATATTATTTATACTATACACATCTTCTGCTTCTAATTTTATTCCCAATTTAGGATTATCAAGAAATTTTTGTAATATAAGAAGAGCACTGTTTTGATCCTTAGCTTTTTTTGCTTTTTTTGAATTCAAAAAGTTTTTTGTCATAGAGTAACTTTGCTGAGTTGTTAGTCGCTCATCTATTAAAAAAATATCAGATTTAAAAAGATTCTTTAATTTTAAAGAAAAATCTATAGTTTCAAAAGTTTGTTTAGAAAACCTTCCGGACATTGAAATTGGAAGTCCAACAACAAAAGCATCACCTTCTGTATAAATTTCATTTTTTAATGTGCTTAATAGTTTGTTAGTATTTACTGTTCCTTTTATAGTAGCAATTTTTAGAATTGAATTGCTTATGGCAATGCCAGTTTTGCTTAAACCATAGTCTAAACCTATATAATTCAAAACTTCAACATCTCCTCAATGATATCAGTTTTAGTTTTTTTTATTTCATAATTAATACCCATGTCTTTTAATATTTCTTCAACTATCATTTCATCATCTTCAGATATTGCAATTATTGGAAATCCGCCTAATGGGAAAAATTTAGAAAAAATCTTCTTTTTTCTAAATTTGTCCAAAACCTTTACCATGTATTTCTGTTCAACCTTTATAAATGTGTTTAAATCTTTAGTAGTTTTTTTCATTTTATTTAACCTCCGCAATTTGATTGTTCAACAATGATATTAAGCTTCGTGATTTGAAATTTGAAAAGAATCTAATAGAATTTTTTAA
Encoded here:
- a CDS encoding AI-2E family transporter; protein product: MPKSFWFIIFYFTLFLILLKIFPTIIGSLVVALFFTLLIDVIASYLEKLKISRKITVPLASLIFYGAIVYSLYSLIPITIEEGKKAFDVVNSIEINQIPGKTGEVLNTLLDTAGKYLNDLIIQFASYLASNISNFITVGLLLIVASAYMAIVNKQLWNAIDKFFPNSEIKTTKKFLLLTIKDLKKFVSGQIITAFFVGLTTWFSALVMGFPYPLFLGILSGITDFIPYLGVFITAIPITLLGFTNFGLVGILKALLILTIANQLEMWILSPRISGGKVHLNWFLVLVSLLIFGQLYGIVGVLITIPILIIIRNVWDMYIIQYLKKI
- the rsmA gene encoding 16S rRNA (adenine(1518)-N(6)/adenine(1519)-N(6))-dimethyltransferase RsmA, with amino-acid sequence MKTSDWLKKYNIYLKKSLGQNFLSTQTYAKQIVKKASITTNDTVIEIGPGAGTLTQELVNTGANVYAYEIDERLKPLLTERFKNFDNIKIEFIDFLKANLSTFETPKYVANIPYYITSLILEKIFLETPNFQIALLMVQKEYADRMIAKSGKNYSPLSIFVQFFCTVEKILTVPPHAFIPNPKVDSVVIKLTPKKNRPDIDKNKFFKFIHIAFSQRRKTIKNNLKKIFDTNTEIVLKKCNVDPKTRPENISIEKFVEIFHYIEHY
- a CDS encoding CPBP family intramembrane glutamic endopeptidase — encoded protein: MTNNIETYSFKTKTIIFFHIIVITYVGITSSISCFWAIMFLLYLIAVYIEIKSYELLKFYFKFNNFTIIFKNNKIVCFISAFIFAIIHQQYTLLDGKLFIFIFAIIDYYSFKKSKTIYAPMLYHFLNNFVKELYN
- a CDS encoding transposase; this encodes IKTLSVDEIARKKNHVYVTNFVDVERGKVVFIAKGKDAKTFKEFKNKYIEKKGKESDIKTICMDMSVAFKSGAKEHFPKAKLVFDKFHIIKLLNEQLNKIRKRESKDYKDLLNKTKYIFLKNPNYFLALGKLPFS
- the ruvX gene encoding Holliday junction resolvase RuvX, with amino-acid sequence MNYIGLDYGLSKTGIAISNSILKIATIKGTVNTNKLLSTLKNEIYTEGDAFVVGLPISMSGRFSKQTFETIDFSLKLKNLFKSDIFLIDERLTTQQSYSMTKNFLNSKKAKKAKDQNSALLILQKFLDNPKLGIKLEAEDVYSINNIDSNSILINNIIIKNSSIYNKADIYTKNPFVFWWYFKRNKKSTTLLEDLKEEYDVLISKSSFSIKYKKLIKIN